The DNA window GATTGTCGGTTTTTCAATCATAGTTGAGTCGTGTGTGATATTTACGTAGTTGATAAGGCTACTATGTATTGATTGCAAAGGTAATAATAAATCTCAAAAGCCCCCAAAAGCAGATGATGATAGCTGTCGGAAACGTATCGTTCATAAATACTTTGGCAATGAACGGATTGTAAAGACATAAAAAAACGCCCCTTTTATTAAAGGAACGCGGCTGTGATTGTTTACTCGGTAGCCATTCGATGGCTTACTTTTCATTGTGGCATTTCGCTTCGTTGAGATAGAGTTCTGCTCGTGCGATGCAATAGTTTGCAGTGCGAAGTGCGTTTGCGGCTTTTTTGATTAAGTTGGTCATAATAAATAGTGAATTTAAAAAACCTGAATGTCTGTTGCTTTCTCTTAAGTAACGCTGCAAAGTTACAAAATGTTTTTAAATTATGTTGTATAACATATAAAAAAATTGAGCATATTTTCCTGCGTAGAGAGTTTTGCAGGGAAATTTGCTGGTAATCAGTGCGATATGTGCTTGCTTTTTCGCTTGAGACTCTATTGCTTCAGAATGGCATTTTATCGACGGTCCGTCCCCAGTTGCCACGGTCAAGATTACGGTAGGACAGCGCTTCTTGGATATGATGGGTAAGTATCGGGGCGCTGACAGCTTCTGCGGTGGAGAGCGAAGGGTCAAGACCATGTTCGAGGTCTGCTATTGTCCGTGCTACTTTAAGGATACGGTCATACGCCCGTGCGCTCATGTCGAGACGGGTCATCGCCTCGCGCAAGGTTTCGAGCCCTTTGCGGTCAATAGAGGCATAGTTCCGTAGCAGTCGTGACGACATCTGGGCATTGCAGTGTATGCCTCTCTCCGATGCGAACCGTAGTGCTTGGATTTCGCGTGCCCTGACCACCCTTGATTTCATGGCCTCGCTCTTTTCGCCTTCCCGGGCAGAAGAGAGTTCGTCGAACGCGACAGGATAGATTTCTATCTGGAGGTCTATGCGGTCAAGGAGCGGTCCGCTGATACGGTTAAGGTATCTCTGTACGGCTGCCTGAGAACAGATACACTCTTTTGACGGATGGTTGTAATATCCGCACGGGCATGGATTCATTGATGCGACGAGCATGAAACCGGCCGGATAGTCAATGGTATATTTTGCTCTGGAGATTGTGATGTGGCGGTCCTCCAGAGGCTGTCGCATTACTTCGAGGACCTGCCGTGAGAATTCAGGAAACTCGTCGAGAAAAAGCACCCCGTTGTGGGCAAGCGAGATCTCACCCGGGGCAGGATTAGCTCCGCCGCCCACAAGTGCGACCGGTGAGATTGTGTGATGTGGCGAACGGTAAGGCCGCGATGTCATCAGCCTTGAACCGCTCCGCAGTTTTCCTGCCACAGAGTGGATTTTGGTGGTTTCGAGGGCTTCGGATAATGTCAACGGGGGGAGGATAGTGGGGATGCGTTTTGCCATCATCGATTTTCCTGCTCCGGGAGGTCCTATCATGAGGATATTATGGCCTCCGGCACATGCAACTTCAAAAGCTCTTTTCACGTTTTCCTGTCCTTTTACTTCTGAAAAGTCGCAGTCGAATATGGCTGATGCCCGTGCGAACTCCTCTCGCGTATTGACACGGACGGGAATCGGATCGCTCTTTCCGATGACAAATTCAATGACCTCGCGGAGTGTCGACATTCCATATATATCTATATTGTTTACCACTGCGGCCTCGGTGGCATTGGCCACGGGTACAATCATTCCTTTGAAACCCATTTCACGGGCTTTGATAGCCATCGGGAGAACACCCTTTATCGGGAGTATAGACCCGTCAAGTGACAATTCGCCCATAATCATGAACGAATCAAGCGGGATGACAGGACTAAGCTGTTCGCATGCCGCAAGTATGCCGATTGCAATCGGCAGGTCGTAGGCCGCACCCTCTTTTTTAACATCGGCTGGCGACAGGTTGACAACAATCCTTCGCCGTGGCCATTTGTAGCCTGACTGGCTGACAGCCGACAGGACTCGCTGGTAACTCTCCTTGACGGCTGTATCGGCCATTCCCACAAGGGAGAACTGCACGCCTGTCTCGGCTACAACTTCGATGGTTATAACCAGTGCGTCGATACCCTGAACGGCAGCACCGTATGTCTTGATAAGCATGGAATTAGAGTGTGGTTTAGGTTTGTAATCGGGTGAGAGGTCAGTTGTGTGCGAGCAGTCTGCGCACGTCATCAATGCTCATTCCGCGCCGTCGGGCATAGTCGGCCATCTGGTCGTCGGCTATCGGGCCGAGCATAAAATAGGAGGCATCAGGATGTGCTATATACAGTCCGCAGACGGTCGCAGAGGGTTCCATTGCTCCGTTTTCGGTGAGCGTGATTCCGATTTCATCGAAGTTCAGCAACCCGGACAACACAAACGTTAGTTTCTGGTCGGGGAGAGATGGATAGCCTACGGCCGGACGTATTCCGGCATAGCGTGCTTGGAACATCTGTAATGGCGACAGTCTTTCATCTTTGGCATAGCCCCACAGCTCTCGTCTGACGATGGAGTGAAGATATTCCGACGAGGCTTCCGCAAGCCGGTGTGCGATGCTCTGGAGCAGTAAGGCTCTGTAGGAATCGCCTTCGGCTTCCGATTGACTGGACTTTTCGGAAAGGTCGACAGTCACGGCAAATGCTCCCGCATAGTCACCGGAGGGCATTATATAGTCGGCGAGAGAGTGCGTTGGGGCATTGTTTCGAGGAGTCTGCGATCGGAGTGTCGGGATGCGTGTGCTGCCTATAACGATATCGTCACCTTCTGAATGTGCTTCAGTCAGGGAGACAACGGCCTTGCAAACAGTATTGTCCTTTTCAAGCTCGCGCAGAATCTCCGTTGCATCGTCATAGAGCTTTAATATTTCTTTTCCCTTGGCCGTGTTTCCGGGACAATGTTTCTCGATCCATGCCTGACGGCATGCCGGGCAATCGTGGAGCGAGGTGACGGATGAGAAATCGCCGGGCATCTTCCACGCGTTGAAAAAGAAGCGCCAGTTGATATAGGGAATCACCTTTGCGACGGGTATTTCAATCACAGTGCGACCGTATTTGGCAGGTCTGACAGGTGTATACGGACTGAGTGTGTGACGGATTGAGCGCTGTCGGGCTTCGTCAAGCGATATTTTGGGTATGAGGCGTTCACGTTCGCGTTGACGCAGCGTTTCGTATTCCTCACGCAGCTCAGCAATGTAATTGTCGCGTGTTGCAGAGTTGAGCAGGCGTGCTGCGATGAGAGGATTCTGTGATGCGTCGGGCACATGTATGACAGGTGCAGAATAGCATGGTGCTATTTTGACGGCTGTGTGGATGCGCGATGTGGTAGCTCCTCCAACCATGACCGGGATTTTCAACCCGTTTTCTTCCATCAGTTCCACGACATGGGCCATTTCTTCGAGAGATGGTGTTATCAGGCCGGAAAGACACACGAGGTCGGGCTGTTCTTTTATGGCTGTGCCGACAATTTTTTCAGCGGACACCATGACTCCAAGGTCGATAATCTCATAATTGTTGCATGCGAGCACTATCGACACGATATTTTTGCCAATGTCGTGGACATCGCCCTTGACGGTTGCAAATATTATTTTTCCGGCTTTGCTTGTCTCGTGAGATCCTTGGCGTGCCTCGATAGCCGGTGTGAGTATGTTTACGGCGCGTTTCATAGTCCGCGCTGTCTTTACAACCTGTGGCAAAAACATCTTTCCTTCACCGAACAGATGGCCGACGTGGTTCATGCCTTCCATCAGCGGACCATCGATTATACTCACAGGATCATCGTATTTTTCGAGCGCTTCTGCAAGGTCTTCTTCGAGATATTCGTGGATGCCTTTGACGAGCGCATGTGTGAGACGCTCCCGACCGGTTGTTTCCTCCATGATTCTTCTTTCCGGCTTTCGGTCGCTGGAATCTGAGTCTGATTATCCTTGTCGCGGAGCATCTGCTGGGCGTACTCGATAAGTTCGTCGGCTGCATCTTCACGGCGGTAGAGCACAACATCTTCTAGCAGTGTGCGTAATTCCGGGTCAATATCGTTGTATGTGACAGAGGTTGAAGGATTGACAATCGCCATATCCATCCCGGCCGCTATCGCATGGTAGAGGAAAACGGCGTGCATGGCTTCACGCAGGTAATTGTTGCCACGGAACGAGAACGAGAGGTTGCTCACTCCGCCGCTCACTTTAGCTCCGGGAAGATTTGTCTTTATCCAGTTTACGGCGCGTATGAAATCAAGTCCGTAGCGGTCATGTTCCTTGATGCCGGTGGCGATAGCGAGAATGTTAGGGTCGAATATTATGTCTTCAGGGTCGAATCCGATCCGTTCGGTAAGGAGTCTGTAGGCCCTTTCGCAGACTGCTGTCTTGCGTTCGAAGGTGTCGGCCTGGCCTTCTTCGTCGAAAGCCATTACTACGGCCGCCGCACCAAGTTCCATTATGCGTCCGGCATGTGAAAGGAAGCGTTGCTCGCCTTCTTTCAGAGAGATAGAGTTGACTATTGATTTTCCTTGAACGCATTTGAGTGCCGATTCAATGACTTCCCATTTTGAGGAATCGATCATTATGGGTACCCGGGCTATATCAGGCTCGGCTGAGATGAGATTGAGAAATCCGCACATTTCCTTCCGGGCATCCATCATGCCGTCGTCCATGTTTATGTCGATAATCTGCGCTCCGTCTTCGACCTGTTTGCGGGCGATGGTAATTGCTTCGTCAAGATTACCCTCCTTGATGAGTCGCAGGAATTTGCGCGAGCCTGCGACATTGCAGCGCTCACCGACGTTGACAAAGAGCGAGTCGGGAGTGATGTCGAGAGATTCAAGTCCTGAAAGATGGAGACCTTGTATGGACTGTGGAATCCGGCGGGGAGTGTGGGCTGAGGCTTCTTTGGCCAGAGCGGCGATGTGGGCCGGAGTAGTTCCGCAGCAGCCACCGACGATATTCAGAAGATTCCTGTTGAAGTATTCCCGCATGTGCCGTAACATCGTTTCTGGTGTCTCGTCGTAGTCTCCCATCGCATTTGGAAGTCCTGCGTTCGGGTAGCAGCTGAGCGGATAGGGTGCAATTCGGGAAAGCTCGGTGATGTGGGGTAGCATGTCCGCCGCTCCTGAAGAACAGTTGATGCCCACCGATGCGATTGAGTCGCTGTGGCTGATTGATGTAAGGAATGCTTTCAATGTCTGTCCTGAGAATGTACGTCCGTCCGGGCCTGAGATGGTAACAGAGACCATGATCGGATATTTTCTGCCGGCTTCATTCATGACCTGTCTGGCGGCATCGAGACCTGCTTTTAGATTGAGGGTGTCAAATACAGTCTCGAAAAGGAGTATGTCGATTCCGCCTTTGACGAGTGCTCTTATCTGGCTGAGGTAAGCGTCAAACAAACCGTCGTAGGCGACTGCCCGCATTGCCGGATCGTTGACATCGGGACTCATGGAGGCAGTCTTGTTTGTCGGACCGATAGATCCGGCTACGAATATGGTCCGGCCTGTGGCGTTTTTGTGTTCATCGGCAAGCCGGCGCAGAAGTCTTGCAGCTTCGGTATTGATTTCCTCTACCAGTCCCTCCATGCCGTAATCGGCCATTGATATTGCATTGGCGTTGAAGGTGTCGGTGGAGACGATGTCTGCTCCGGCCTCGATATATTGACGTGCTATATCGGTGATTACATCCGGGCGAGTAAGTGTAAGCAGGTCGTTGTTTCCGCGCAGGTCACACGGCCAAGAGGCAAAGCGCCGGCCACGGAAGTCAGCCTCGCCAAGTCCGTAAGATTGTATCATTGTGCCTGTCGCACCGTCGAGTATTAAAATGCGCTCCTTGAGAAGCAAATTGAAGTCATCCACTGTGTAAAATATAATTTAATTTCGATACTTTTTGAATCTACGTTGGCTTAAAGACAGGAGCTTATGGCCGGAACCCTTTATTCTTGTTAGAGAAGTGTCTTAAGGAATGAGGTCAGTTCTTCTGCATTTTTTGCAGCCTGTGCCGCCGAAGGATGATAGTCTGCTCCATATCCGAGTTCACCTGTCTGTTCCGACATATCGAACCGATAGATATTGTCGGCGTTTGCCGCAAGCTTGTCAAGTGATGCCTTGACATCCTCAAGGGCTGTCCCATGGAGCATCGGTCCTGTAAGCAATACGATTTTGGCCTGAGGCTGGAACATGCGGAGATGTACGAGGAACTTCTTGTATGCTTCCTCGAACAGAGAAATGTCGTAGTCGTTGAGCGACGTATCGTTTGTCCCTAAATTGATACAGATTATATCGGGACGGAAGGAGGCATGATTCCAGTAGTGCGAAGGGTTATAGATGAGTGTGCGGTCATACTCGGCCGGCATCCGCTGTTCAGGTGTCCCCTCGCGAGGTCCACCATAGCTGCGGTACATACCGATTCCTGAGCGCGCCACCACGTTAAAATCGGCATTCAGCGAACGGGCTGTCAGATAGGCATAGCTGAGGGTGTGGTTCTGCGTGTCATAACTGTAGTGTGTCTTGCCGTCAGGCGCTTCGGTGCCGTAGCCGCAAGTGATGGAGTTGCCGATAAATTCTATTTTCAGTCCGGGTCGCTCCGGCGCAGGGAGCAGCTTAGGTGAAGTGCCGGAGATTGTGAATCCACGGAATTCAGGATGTTTTTCATATCCTTCGATGGCATACGTCACACGTAAAGAGTGTTTGCCCTCAGCAAGTGAGTCAGCGAGGGTTATAAGTGAATCGGAATCCGTAAAATTGATTTTGAATGGAGCGAGGGAGTCAATCTCTACCATGAATTGTCCGCTACCCGGAGAAGCCTCCATTGCAATTGACGAGCCTTCGAAGTTGAGCATGGCTGTCGTTCCGGGGTATGAGAATGTGGGAGGTAGAGAGTCGCTCCATAAAATACGTCCCATATAAAGTATCTCCGGATCTGACGGTTCGACTTTGAGCTGTTTTGAATCTGAGCAGGCGCATAGAATCAGTGCTGTGGCCGCAATTAAACTTATGTGTCGTGTTATAAAATTCAATCCCATTGGAAAATTCGTAAAATGAGAGGTTTGAGTGATATATCAGTCACAAAATTACACGATTTTCCCAATCCCGCAAAAAAAGAAGCTGATTGTTGGGCAAAAGGAAGTCAAAAGCATGATTTTTTTGTCAAACTTTTGGAATTCACCTGATTTTCGCTTACCTTTGCACCCGATTTCGCAATCTCTGGCAAGGACATGCAGCCTGCGTATATTGCGAGTAGTGTTAACATTTTTAATATACGTATAGAAAAATGGACTTAATTAAAGTTGCAGAGGAAGCATTTGCCACCGGCAAGCAGCATCCCGACTTCCAGCCCGGCGATACCATTACCGTGGCTTATCGCATCAAGGAAGGTAACAAGGAACGTATCCAGCAGTATCGCGGTGTTGTTATCCGCATCTCAGGTGACGGCGACAAGCGTCGTTTCACAGTGCGCAAGATTTCTGACAACATCGGTGTTGAACGTATCTTCCCCATCGAGTCACCCTTCATCGACTCTATTACCATCAACAAGTATGGTAAGGTACGTCGTGCCAAACTTTACTATCTCCGTGGTCTCACAGGCAAGAAAGCCCGTATCAAAGAGCGCCGCGTAGTGAAGAAGGCGTAAAGATATTGAATACCCGCCCGTCCGGGCGTCCCCCAACTCCATCGCCCGGACATAAAAAGAGCCGCATGCCCTATCATCGTGAGGTGAAAAAGCTTGTGTGGCTCTTTAACTTTGTATATGGCTGTAAGAAGAAATTCGAGTCTAAAATTTTTTCAGATCGGGGCGATAAATGCTGCTACGTCGGTATCACCAAGAAGGTCTGCAATCGTGAGCCACAGCATCAATAATATTATCAGAACAACCACCCCAATGGCAAGCCACAGTGTAGTGCCGGATTTTGTTTTTCTCTCGCTCATAATAATAGTTGTTTTAGGAATTCGTTTATGGTTGGAACTGCTATCTGTCATATTAACACATTGGATGCCGTATTTGTTGAACAGAATGCTCTTTAAGCATTTTTAGCTTATGAATTGACGATTTGGGCGGCGGTCGGATGTTATTAACATAGAACGATACAGTAATAATCAACTCACGAAACAGCCCGCGTCACGCACGCTTCAACATAATCAGACCGAAAGGTTTTCACACCTTTCTCCACGCGGGATTAATCGTCAATCGTATAATATAAACTATTTATGTTATGGGAACGAGAGAAATACACACACGATGCCTTGCAGCGTTTTTCACCTGTTGTATGGCACTCGCTTTCGCAGAGCCGACAGCAGCACAGATGATGGCTGACACGATTGAAGTCAGGCATCTATCCATTGGGATTGATGAGATAGGGCGAGAATCTCACGGCTCGGAAAATATTTACAGAAGACCGGCAGCATTTCCGCCGGTTACACCGGTAGAGGCTATCGCGGATGATGCCGGTATCCCGCTTCCGTCTGCCGATATTCCACAGCGGCACTGGAGCATCTATATGGAACCTTATTCACGGCATGGCGGTCTACATCCCGACTGGCATAGAATGTGGATTAACACAGCCGTGCTGTCGGGCGCTTTTCTCGGTACTCTGTTTGTTTTGCAATGTCTTCCTGAAGATGCCACAGCATGGAATCGAGCCGCGTATCAGAACACCACATTCTATTCTCGATGGTATAAGAATATATTTGTAAAAAATCCGGAAATAGACCATGATAATGCCATTTTCAACTATGTTCTTCATCCCTATGCCGGGGCTGCTTATTTCATGGCCGCACGGTCGTGTGGATTCAGTTTCTGGGGATCGATGCTCTATTCGGCCCTTATTTCGACAGTAGGGTGGGAGTTTGGTGTCGAGGCATGTATGGAACGACCCTCGTATCAGGATATAATCATCACACCGGTTGTCGGGAGTATTCTCGGAGAACTGTTCTATAAATGCAAGCGTCATATCGTAGAGCATGATTATACTCTGTGGGGGTCGCGGATTATGGGTAATATTGTTGTTTTTCTTGTAGATCCTGTCAACGAGGTGGTCAACTTATTCCGTGGCAGCTACGAGCGTAAATCCCATCTCGGGACTGATAACCCTTCTGTCATACGCGAACGGCCGCTTGTCACATCGACGCTCACCCCTGCCCTTGTCGGTGGCGCACCCGGTTTCACTCTTACATGTACGTTCTGATCGATCGGGTTAATGCTGTCGATGTCAGTCAGAAACTTGGAATATAATACCGTAGCGCCTCTTAATTGGGAAAATTCCATGTAAATTTACCAAGGAAGGTTGAAAAAGCCGTGGTAATATCGGGAATTTTGAGTAACTTTGCGCAAAATTTTTTGTTCGGAACCATGAAACGTAAATGCTATCAGGGGATGAATTTTCGTCCCTACATTTCAAATTCCCAGATACAAGAGCGCATAGGTGTGCTTGCCAAGTCGATATGTGACGAGTATGCCGAGCGTAATCCGCTGTTTATCTGTGTCCTTAACGGCGCAGCTCCATTTGCCGTGGATTTATTTCGTGCGTGTGAGGACATTGATGCCGAGCTGACTTTCGTAAGGCTGAAAAGCTACGATGGGATGGGGTCGACCGGCGTGGTCAAACAGGTGATGGGTCTGAGCGAGAATCTTGCAGGCCGACATATAATCCTTGTGGAAGATATAATCGACACCGGCAATACTATGGTGAAGCTTCTTGCCGACCTTGAAGCCCACAACCCTGCATCACTCCGGATTGCAACGCTTTTGTTTAAGCCGGAGGCGCTTCAACATTCCGAACTAAAGCCTGACTATGTAGGCTTTGAAATCCCAAAGAAATTCATCATCGGTTACGGTCTCGATATTGACGGCCTCGCCCGTAACCTTAATGACATATATATCCTCGATGAAGATTGAGGTCACGGTTTCGACACATAATTCAGTCAGTTGGTGTGGCTGCCCTGTGTAGAGTGGCCGGCACCCAGCTTAAATAAAATAGGATAACGGAATGTTTAATCTTGTAATTTTCGGTGCTCCCGGAAGCGGGAAAGGCACCCAAAGTCAAAAACTTATCGACCGCTACGGTCTTACTCACATTTCAACCGGCGATGTGCTTCGTTCGCAAATTGCAGCCGGAACAGAACTTGGCAAGATTGCCGACAGCTACATATCGAAAGGATGCCTGATTCCTGATGAACTCATGGTCGATATTCTGGCTCAGGAGATCGACCGTCTTCGTCCCACTTCAAACGGTTTTATTTTTGATGGATTTCCACGTACAATCCCTCAGGCCGAGGCTCTGAAAAAGATGCTTGAGCAGAGAGGCGAAGAGGTCCATTCGGTAATCGGCCTCGAAGTCGCAGACGAGGAGCTGATGGAACGTCTCATCAAGCGCGGCGAGCAGAGCGGCCGTTCCGACGACAATCCTGAAACAATCGGTAACCGCCTGAAAGTATATCATTCCACTACTTCGCCTCTGCGTGACTACTATACAAAGGAAGGCAAGTATACTCCAATTCACGGGGAGGGACATGTGGACGAAATCTTCAACAATATCGTCAATGCCATTGATGGTAGCCCCTGTGTGAAGGCTATCTGATTCTCCCTGTAATCACTGACAACTAAAATCTCATAAAAACTCAACTCTCCATGATGGATTTTAAACCTATCAGCGAGCTCACTTATGCCCAAAGCGTAAGTGAGCTCGAAAGTATTTTAAGAATGATGCAGAGCGACACCTGCGATATAGATCATCTTGCGGCCTATACCCGCCGTGCGACGGAGTTGCTGAAGGCATGCCGCACGCGTCTTACCACGACCGAAGAGGAGCTTCGCGATATTCTTGCGTCGCTTGGAAATGAAGTGGCCCGTAATTCATAAACATAAGTTTTTCTTACATGTCGGATCCTCTATGTTTAACATAAAGAGTAAATCGGAAAGTAACCGGAGGATAATAGTATTACCGAATTTTTCCTGTCATTTTTAACAGACATAAAAAATACCAAAACATATTATATTAAACATGAAACTTC is part of the Duncaniella dubosii genome and encodes:
- a CDS encoding YifB family Mg chelatase-like AAA ATPase, which gives rise to MLIKTYGAAVQGIDALVITIEVVAETGVQFSLVGMADTAVKESYQRVLSAVSQSGYKWPRRRIVVNLSPADVKKEGAAYDLPIAIGILAACEQLSPVIPLDSFMIMGELSLDGSILPIKGVLPMAIKAREMGFKGMIVPVANATEAAVVNNIDIYGMSTLREVIEFVIGKSDPIPVRVNTREEFARASAIFDCDFSEVKGQENVKRAFEVACAGGHNILMIGPPGAGKSMMAKRIPTILPPLTLSEALETTKIHSVAGKLRSGSRLMTSRPYRSPHHTISPVALVGGGANPAPGEISLAHNGVLFLDEFPEFSRQVLEVMRQPLEDRHITISRAKYTIDYPAGFMLVASMNPCPCGYYNHPSKECICSQAAVQRYLNRISGPLLDRIDLQIEIYPVAFDELSSAREGEKSEAMKSRVVRAREIQALRFASERGIHCNAQMSSRLLRNYASIDRKGLETLREAMTRLDMSARAYDRILKVARTIADLEHGLDPSLSTAEAVSAPILTHHIQEALSYRNLDRGNWGRTVDKMPF
- the hpt gene encoding hypoxanthine phosphoribosyltransferase; translated protein: MKRKCYQGMNFRPYISNSQIQERIGVLAKSICDEYAERNPLFICVLNGAAPFAVDLFRACEDIDAELTFVRLKSYDGMGSTGVVKQVMGLSENLAGRHIILVEDIIDTGNTMVKLLADLEAHNPASLRIATLLFKPEALQHSELKPDYVGFEIPKKFIIGYGLDIDGLARNLNDIYILDED
- a CDS encoding SGNH/GDSL hydrolase family protein; this encodes MGRILWSDSLPPTFSYPGTTAMLNFEGSSIAMEASPGSGQFMVEIDSLAPFKINFTDSDSLITLADSLAEGKHSLRVTYAIEGYEKHPEFRGFTISGTSPKLLPAPERPGLKIEFIGNSITCGYGTEAPDGKTHYSYDTQNHTLSYAYLTARSLNADFNVVARSGIGMYRSYGGPREGTPEQRMPAEYDRTLIYNPSHYWNHASFRPDIICINLGTNDTSLNDYDISLFEEAYKKFLVHLRMFQPQAKIVLLTGPMLHGTALEDVKASLDKLAANADNIYRFDMSEQTGELGYGADYHPSAAQAAKNAEELTSFLKTLL
- the rplS gene encoding 50S ribosomal protein L19 — encoded protein: MDLIKVAEEAFATGKQHPDFQPGDTITVAYRIKEGNKERIQQYRGVVIRISGDGDKRRFTVRKISDNIGVERIFPIESPFIDSITINKYGKVRRAKLYYLRGLTGKKARIKERRVVKKA
- the xseB gene encoding exodeoxyribonuclease VII small subunit translates to MMDFKPISELTYAQSVSELESILRMMQSDTCDIDHLAAYTRRATELLKACRTRLTTTEEELRDILASLGNEVARNS
- a CDS encoding adenylate kinase; translated protein: MFNLVIFGAPGSGKGTQSQKLIDRYGLTHISTGDVLRSQIAAGTELGKIADSYISKGCLIPDELMVDILAQEIDRLRPTSNGFIFDGFPRTIPQAEALKKMLEQRGEEVHSVIGLEVADEELMERLIKRGEQSGRSDDNPETIGNRLKVYHSTTSPLRDYYTKEGKYTPIHGEGHVDEIFNNIVNAIDGSPCVKAI
- a CDS encoding DUF3943 domain-containing protein, translated to MALAFAEPTAAQMMADTIEVRHLSIGIDEIGRESHGSENIYRRPAAFPPVTPVEAIADDAGIPLPSADIPQRHWSIYMEPYSRHGGLHPDWHRMWINTAVLSGAFLGTLFVLQCLPEDATAWNRAAYQNTTFYSRWYKNIFVKNPEIDHDNAIFNYVLHPYAGAAYFMAARSCGFSFWGSMLYSALISTVGWEFGVEACMERPSYQDIIITPVVGSILGELFYKCKRHIVEHDYTLWGSRIMGNIVVFLVDPVNEVVNLFRGSYERKSHLGTDNPSVIRERPLVTSTLTPALVGGAPGFTLTCTF